The genomic stretch GACTGCTATATCGAGCCTCCATTTCATGCGAATTGGGGTGGGAAACATGTGCATTTTGGAAGCAATGTGTATGCTAACTTTAATCTGACGATGGTAGATGATACGCACATCTATGTGGGAGATTATACGATGTTTGGTCCAAATGTAACGGTTGCTACGGGAGGCCATCCCGTTCTGCCCGAGCTGCGTGAGCCTGTAACACAGTTCAACATACCCGTTCATATCGGCAGGAATGTATGGATTGGTGCAGGTGCTGTGATTCTTCCAGGTGTAAAGATTGGTGATAATACCGTGATCGGTGCGGGCAGTGTGGTAACCAAGGACATTCCAGCAAATGTGGTTGCTGTTGGGAATCCTTGCCGTGTGCTTCGCGAAATCAATGAGCATGACAAGGAGTACTATTATAAAGATAGAAAAATCAATATAAAAATGGATACCGTTTAGCAAAACGAATAAGAAGTCACCAATAAGAGAAGTCGCCAATTGGGCGGCTTCTTTTTGTCTTAAGATTAGAATTCCTTGGCTCAAACCACATTTTAGAAAAGCTCACATACTCGTATTTCCGTCTCTTAATCACTTTCTTCATGCTTAGAACCCTTCGAAAACAAAGTAGTTGATCAAAAATTAAATTCAGCCTAATAAAAATGTTTATATTGTTCATGGAAAAACCGTTTGATATAATCAATCCCATATTAAGTAAGAAAAAGTAACATATACTAAATATTGAGGGGATGAATTATGAAAAAACGTCATTTATGCAAATTTTATGTTGCCTTATCCATGTTTCTTTTGGTCAATCCCAGTTATGGAGTTAGTAATGCTAACGCAGATAAGGTGAGCAGTATCCCTAAAACCCACTATCTCGCAGCAAATGCAGATAATATCCGCTGGGGGAACATCGGAGTAGGCAAGCCTGTCCTTACCGTAAACTCCGGGGATATGGTTACCGTCGAGACAGTGACCCATCA from Paenibacillus polygoni encodes the following:
- a CDS encoding sugar O-acetyltransferase, which codes for MNIYEKMHSGEIYSCTDENLMNKQMKCLEKLYDFNATRPSEGEKRQALLKEMFAEIGDDCYIEPPFHANWGGKHVHFGSNVYANFNLTMVDDTHIYVGDYTMFGPNVTVATGGHPVLPELREPVTQFNIPVHIGRNVWIGAGAVILPGVKIGDNTVIGAGSVVTKDIPANVVAVGNPCRVLREINEHDKEYYYKDRKINIKMDTV